TATCCACAATGTACTGCAAGATATGAATCCATGTATAGATTTAATACGTTTTGTTTTGACAGGAAGTGGGAACACAGTTGGAAGTGATGCTTTCAGAACACTGGCCACAGTGATTCATAACTCCACCCGTCTGAACCCAGCAACGCCTGGCAGGTAGCAGGTGTGTAGAGTTCATTCAACAGGGGTTTGCTTAATAATATTCTGGCTCTCATTTTccagatgtatttattacagggCCTATGTAATTATCGCCTCTCTGAAACGTGTAGCGGCATTCTGCATGTGCTTTCGAGTTACTCAAGGAGTTTGCCATTGGAGTGACTGCTGGTATAGAAATTACAGGGAATGTCGatcaaaataaatagaaaacagaaaatcaAAACAACACTATACTCACAAGTATGTGGCACAGCTAACTTACTAGGTCTACTCCTAGCACAACGAGTTACTGTAATAGTGTTcgcttattatttaatttaattgatggatgtatttattgtattgattaTGAAAGTTTCAACCGAAATATTTTTTATAGTGATTTAATGTTATTTTCTATAATTGTtttattcgtattattattattattattattattattattattattattattattattatttatttcttagcagacgcccttatccaggacgatttACAatcgtgaacaaaaatacatttcaagtatcacagtacaagtaataatacaattaagagcaagataaatgcaatgactttggttcaagcaagtacaagtgtgacaaaatacaattcaatgatacagcagataacagtgtcagtgatagttacatcaggatatgattaaatacaaaatactgcagattaaacgcttggcagattacagtactctgaagtacaggattaaatgcagtaaaatagctGGCAGATAAGAGCatgtaaagcgcatttaaggaagggtgataagtgtcccaggtgaaaaacagaggagttctacaggtgctgtctgaagaggtgagtcttgaggaggcgccggaatgtggtcagcgtttccttgttttttgagctaaaatcatttgcgtATGCCCGGGCAAGAGCAGTCCAcggtgtaccactttttaacCGTGCAATACAATACCACCACACGCCTGTAATGTAATCTTGTTAGAGGTAAAAGCAGGGCTAGCAGACAGAAATACACTGCAGTTTGCACTGAGTGACGATCAGGTCGTTAACACATCGGTGTGCATATAACATGAAAGGTCgtttttatagttttgtaaatAATGCGTTAAGATTagattaataatataataataaaataaaataaaaacataaatacacgaCGCAGACCCAGCTAGGCATTGTGTTTGATACACTGTAGGCTACCAGCTATAAAGTCTAACTACCGGTAGTGTATCACTATTGCTGGTCTGTCCGGAGTTAGACTAATTGCTGCTATGTAAATTGAAAGCATAGAGAAGTGTTGTTTTGCAGGTGCCAGGCGGGGCGCTGTTGCTTGAACGCAGATATAACCTAGCCCTAAACAGCAAAGAAAAGGTTACTACCGTAGCTACTTAGCGGTGAAATGATAAGTTAGTTATTATGTGTAAATAGCTACCGAGCGCTAGACAGTACGTGCAGTAGCTTTTCGCTTGGGTTGAGTCGGGCTTTGTGCATTCTGTGTCCTGTGGTGTCCTCTCCTCTGATGTTAACTTACAGCCccaataataaatgattaacagGTTGCTGGAAATGtagtaatacaataaataaatcaagaccAAACCTTTAGTCTCGACTCGGCATAAGTAATAAaccctttatttattattacgtttttaaaatgatatatagagagaataataataataaaaaaactaatagCCTCTATCTAAGTTGTGGTGATTGCGGTGCACGTGTTACCCGACTCGAGACAGACTTGTTGCGCGGGTGGGGTTGTTTGCTTACCCGGAGTGCATCATTTCAGAACACAGACACCAGGGCTTCTGCAAGCTCAGCGGTCAGTGGTGCAGAGGGCATCACAGTACAAAGGGGAGGAGTGTGCTGGGAAGGTGCACTTGCTTTGAGTGTCTATAATGACGTAAATTTACTGTTGTAGTTGTTTCACCTCTATATCTGCACAAACGAACTTGTCTCGTGACACTTTCTTATTTTTCCCAAATCCAATCCTAGATGGAAATGCAGTGTCCACACTgtgccatgattttttttttttaaaaaggttaaaataaaaacacaaaaacccaTTTAAAACATAGTACAGAAATGCTGCACCTGTGCACACACAGAAACCTATGCAAATATGCATCCCATATTCCTATGCATCCATGAACGCCATTGAAGAATGCAGCTATATCAGGTTATATGGTTGATCCAAATCCCCAAGCACTACCCATTTCAAAGGATTGGTTTCCATCTGCATTTAAGGACACTTCAATGGCCACAGAAAGGCATTTAATACATAGGCTTAACAATTAACCAAGATGATAAaataattactatttaaaaataatctgGATTTGATACAAGAAAACATGAGAATTCATAGAAAATTGAAGCTTGCTCTTAAATCATGGGCCTTTCATTTTCACTGAACCAAATTTAACACAAATTGAATCTCATCTTTTCAATATGCAAGCAGCTCAAAAAtgggtttcagttttttttttttttttttttacaaatgtatgtTAATGCAGTCCAACATAAAACAGTGACACTACTAAAAATAAAAGGGAGAAAGATATGCAGGTGGAAATCTCTCAAGAAGCTTGGAAACATATACATTGTAATGTTAAAATGTGTTCAATCAATGCTAGGCTTCGCTCCATTCAATTCAAAATTATAAACCTCTGCCATTATACACCATATAAACTATACAGATGAGATCTAAAACTGAACTCAAAATGGCTGGAGATGTGACGGTGGAAATGGACCATGAATACATAAGCTGTGGGAATGCAGCACATGACAAGGGTTCTGCGCAAAGTAATACATTGTATCTTAGATATCTTTGGATTACTAGTAAGAAATTATCCTCAGTTGTTTTAGAGGAACTTTCATCTTTACCttgaaataaatcacaaaaaaggaTCCTATTGTTTTTACTGACTGCTGCTAAATGCTGTATCCTAATGAACTGATGAAGACCAGTCAACCATCATTGGAGTTATGAGATGCACTTCAGCTGAATTTTTACAATGAGAGAAATTGTTATTATACTTTACAAAAATTGGACTTATTCATAACATTTTGGAGCAAAGACTTACACCTTTTAATAGAAATTTATTATATAGATATGTTATACAAACTATACagaatttacatattaaataaacatataacAGAACAAAAACATGGGGGTGATTTCTAAAGAAATTTACTCACAAGTGTacatttctcatttttcataGGATAAACCCTCCTGTTGAAGTTTCAAACCCCCAGCCGGGTTCTGTATTTAAAGAGATTGCAGTTCACAAAGTAACCCCCTCACTCTTACCTGTTCTGCTCTTTCATTAGCTGCACACCTCTTACATGCACAGTTCTGAAAGGAACCACGTTTTAGCAAACATACATTTTCATTCTGCTACCACTTTAGCTTAcaggaagttctcagtttctaagCCTAATTCACGGGATATCCGATACACTCACACTTCCTGGACTATTTCACCTCGCCAGTGTATTGTGGGTCAAAGCATGCTTAAGTTtcattttgtgaaataaaaatagtaatttacACTTTGCAGTAAAGAGTTTTGAAAATCCCCCCTATATacacagacagaaagagacaCAGCAGTATGTAATTCTTCGGCAAAAGCATGTGTTAAAACACAGAGAGCCTGGTGCTGCTCCTACACAGGGTAATACAAACTCAGCAGACATCTTTAGGTGTACTTGGGTTAACTGATTAATATGGGCAATATCTGTCCATAGTTGGGAAAGGGTTAAGATCAGCAGAATGCAACGTTAACACCGGGATACACAGCACCTCTTTGGAGTGGTCTTTCCACAGCAGCGTATAAATACATGGAACCAGCCCTGAGCTCAGAACAGACAACCCTGAGCAGGTTTTCAGAGGGGAGAAGGTTACACATGTATACGtcactctttcaacactgcaaacTTGCACACAggtctaggaaagagaactctACACTGTAGAGCGCTCTAGCAGtgcaggaaagagaactccactcaaaacagcgGACCAGGAAACTAATCCAAAATACATATCTGTATAGCTATGCCtatctgtatttctttttcagtGTCCCTCTCTGAAGCTATTTAATTAGCTATCCTTGGGTAGTCATTCAATAAAGTTACCCAGTGCTGAAGGAGTTAATGCTGCTGATGTCTGAGAGGCTCCATTCTGTGGGCTCCACGCAGGCAGGATCCAGACCAGTTGTACACAGCCTTGTTTCCACCTGGGTCCTGCCCCAGTTCATCCTGAGTTTGTTTCACATGGTCCACTCCAGCCCTGTCAGGCGGTCCTGGCACTTGCTTGCTGTATTCAAGGCAGTGCAATTTGACACCCCTTTCCTGCTGGCACTCTGCCGCTGAGTCCTGGAGGAACCTCAAAAAGCCTCAACATGTTTGTCTGCATTTGACTGTATATACCATCATGCATTGTTGATGCTGTAGGCTTGGCCGGCGATTGGAACCGTTTTTTCTCCTTCCATTTAGCACCTTCCTCCTTGCATTGGCCTCAACTCTGCACCTCTCCTGTTGCGACACATGGCCAGACGAGGTCAGTGTTGCTTTATGAAAgcaatgcaacattgcagtgtcTGTGGAACCACAGGAATGCAGGACTGCATCCAGGGTTGGGGCAGGCAGGGAATCACCTCCTCCGCCCCTTGCAGATCTCAGGGGCTGTCTCTTTAGTGAAGCTCTGCAGCTTGCCCCTGGTCAGGGAGGTGTAGCGTCTCAGAACACAGTGCAGGCTGCTGGTCAGGGAGCTCTTAGGGAGCTGTGCTTTCTCTTCACTGGCTCTGGCTGCCTGCAAccagaatcaatcaatcaatcaatcaatcaagacagacagacagacaggcgtaCTTGAGATATCTGAAGCCCTGTAGGACACTAAGTGTAATGTAGTGTACAGTACACAGGAGGGCACTGTGAAGGAGATTTGTTTTCAGTATccatgtcagtattattattatatcctgTTATTCAGGAGCGAGTGGAAACAGGGACCCCAGGGTCAGTGCTCTGCGGGCGGGAGGGagagggggttggggggggggaggtgagggggGGTGGCAGGGGGTCCTGCAGTGTTCTCACTTCCCAGCATGAGCTGGAGAGCCAGGCAGGAATGGGCTTCCTCTACAACAAAGAGTCTGCACTCTGTGTCACTGACACCACAGTACAGTAACATGCATGGTCAGCAGGCTCCACAGTGTGTGGTTAAGTGTGTGGGTGTGCTGGCTCAGTGCTGCTCTGCTGGCTCAGTGTTGGTGTGGCAGTGCTGGTGTGCTTGCTCAGTGCTGCTCTGCTTGCTCAGTGTGATGCTCACCGACAGGGGCAGGCTGTGCAGGATCAGGACCATGTTCTTGATGTTCTGGACAACTGTCTCCAGCAGGGCGTGAACGCAGTGGGACTGAGGTGTGCTCCTCACTGCCTGCACTGCCTCCGAGAGCATGGTCAGTGCAGAGATTATCTCATTCCTCTGTACTTCACTCTGACAGTCAGCAAACACAAAACTGGATCAATTAATTGGCTGGTCTTTTCATTGGAAAGTGCTTTACTTTAAAATCAATAGGATCAATTCAGAAACCCGTTGCTCCCAAATTACTTACGGATTTCTGTTCCCACTGCGTCATCTGGAAGCCCACGTTTGGTACAGTGACTTTCTGCGGGAGCAGGGAGGGAATTCCGCACTGATTCTGTGGGTCAAGACACAGCCAGAGTTACATCAGGGGGTCAGGGCCACAGCCAGAGTTACATCAGGGGGTCAGGGCCACAGCCAGAGTTACATCAGGGGGTCAGGACCACAGCCAGAGTTACTTCAGGGGGTCAGGACCACAGCCAGAGAgttacattctcaaagctattaactccaaatcatcattagcacaatAGTTTTGTGAAGGCCAGCAAAGCTGTGAAGCTCAAAGAGGCCCCTGCCAGTGGAGCTGCAATCTGCTCGCTGCCTCATCTTACCAAGGCATCCTGGAAGCCTTTCGTCCTTTCAATTTGCTCCTCCATGGCACGAGGTTTACACACAAAGTTAATGGGGCTCGTCTGCATCTCTCGCGCTTGGAACAGAATCGCTGCCAGCAGCAGAAGTCCTGCAAGAAAAGAGAAGGAGGGAGCACGATTTAAATTTATAAAATCGAACTGGAGTTGACAGagttaacctgaaccaatactgtaaacacagcacagaaaccagcaccACAGGACACAGCTGGAACTCAAGTGGAGACAAACTCAGGACAGAGGGGAGGAGACACTTctccacacagagagtggtgaggggatggaatgggttacctagtcatgttgctgaaggagactcttcttcacacagaaagtggtgaggggatggaatgggttacctagtcatgttgctgaaggagactcttcttcacacagagagtggtgaggggatggaataggttacccagtcatgttgctgaaggagactcttcttcacacagaaagtggtgaggggatggaatgggttacctagtcatgttgctgaaggagactcttcttcacacagagagtggtgaggggatggaataggttacccagtcatgttgctgaaggagactcttcttcacacagagagtggggaggggatggaatgggttacctaatcatgttgctgaaggagactcttcttcacacagagagtggtgaggggatggaatgggttacctagtcatgttgctgaaggagactcttcttcacacagagagttgtgaggggatggaatgggttacctagtcatgtggTTGAGACAGagtcactgggatcctttaagacccgactttaCAAAGATAAGagtcagtcagctactaggaacaagATGAGCTcaggtgggccaaatggcctcctctcgttcattcattttcttattttatgaAGGACCAGCCAAGTCATTCACCAGAGCTTAGTTTCTTCAATGAAATTGAACTTTTAATCTAATTGCATCCCATGACGTTCTGCGAGATGAGTTAAgcagtgtataatatatatatatatatatatatatatatatatatatatatatatatatatatatatagaaggcagtggggtccagtggttatagTCTAGGGCTCGTAACTAGAAGGtcaccggtttaaatcccacctctgccactgattgACTCACTGtgcatgaccctgagcaagtcacttaacctccttgtgccacatcctgcggatgagatgttaaatcaatgtcctattgtaagtgactctgcatataatgcacagttcacagcctacttctgtaaagcgctttgtaatggtggtcaactatgaaaggcgctatataaaaaaataaagattatcgagagagagagagagagagagagagagagagagagagagagagagagagagagagagagaggagatgaggcTGCTTAAAGAACAATATTCCTGCAGCCATGGTGAGCCACTGTATGTTAAGCAAAAGTAAACCAGTGTGTTGCAATGCTACTCCAATATTTACCTATCGATATTGTCGTGCAGAATTCAGTAGTGACCGATTCCCCAGTATAGCTGTCGGTAAACAGCCTGAAAGCCACCCCTCAGAGTCTGTCCAATGCTTCACTTTGTAACAAAAACAACCTTTGACCAAAAGACCAACCCCATATTCAAAAATAGGATTGCTAGCTTCATTGATTGCCAACAGTTTAATTTTACCACACACAAGACTGGAATATTTGTTATCAGTGTAATTTTATAAACACCTGTAAACCAGGGTAATATCAGACCAGTGAGCACCAAACAGGGttagaaaagaaataaaatgactgAGGCACAGGTAAGGGCCGAGAGGAGAAGAAAACAATAATGACACATCACTTTTGCCTTCCACCCGCATAACAGTAAGTACATGCAGGGTCCAGTATATAACAGTCCTGCAACCCATTCATGAAAAACAGAATCCAACAGAAAAGCTGCTTAAGTAGTAGTACACAAAAAATATCCAAACATATTTGAAATCCGGAAAACCAAAGCAAAAAATATAGTAAGTAAAACAATGGGTGCCATAAACAAGTCagagaatgaataataataataataataataataataataataataataataataataataataataataataataatcagttcgATCTCACCGGTTTGCGTGGCTGTCTGTAGGTTCCGTGCAGCAGCAAAAAAGTCCACAAGACGAAACGGCTTGCAGTCAAATTAGAAACAAACAATGGCTTTTTTTCCAGGCAAACGGCAAGGTAAAAAATAAGTGTCAGCAAACTTGCTTAATAGAAAGAAAATGTTTCAAACctactaacaaaacaaaagctaGTCAAACGTATTGAACTTTCTAACTTAATGCAgttttacattaaaacacaatCTGTTTAGCAAACCTGAACACTTTTAAATATCCCACGGCAACACTTCAGCAGCcactaaaacaaaagaaactccCAAACAGGAAAAGGTGCCGTGTCAAAGTGCATtagtgcagggtttaaaaaggccAAGGTCCTCCAACACATTTAAAGG
The DNA window shown above is from Acipenser ruthenus chromosome 17, fAciRut3.2 maternal haplotype, whole genome shotgun sequence and carries:
- the LOC117423252 gene encoding thrombopoietin-like isoform X1; the encoded protein is MELSRLLLLAAILFQAREMQTSPINFVCKPRAMEEQIERTKGFQDALNQCGIPSLLPQKVTVPNVGFQMTQWEQKSSEVQRNEIISALTMLSEAVQAVRSTPQSHCVHALLETVVQNIKNMVLILHSLPLSAARASEEKAQLPKSSLTSSLHCVLRRYTSLTRGKLQSFTKETAPEICKGRRR
- the LOC117423252 gene encoding erythropoietin-like isoform X2, whose translation is MQTSPINFVCKPRAMEEQIERTKGFQDALNQCGIPSLLPQKVTVPNVGFQMTQWEQKSSEVQRNEIISALTMLSEAVQAVRSTPQSHCVHALLETVVQNIKNMVLILHSLPLSAARASEEKAQLPKSSLTSSLHCVLRRYTSLTRGKLQSFTKETAPEICKGRRR